One window from the genome of Pedococcus badiiscoriae encodes:
- a CDS encoding cystathionine gamma-synthase, whose amino-acid sequence MSEQSSNHGFSTRAIHAGQEPDLGTGAVITPIFQVSTYKQDGIGGFRGGYEYSRSANPTRTALEECFAALEGGARGFAFSSGLAGQDTVLRALLKPGDHVVVPSDAYGGTYRLFNKVLTTWGVEHTIAKIADVESVRSAIRPGQTKIVWVETPTNPLLGIADVTALAEVAHEAGALLIVDNTFASPYLQQPLSLGADIVTHSTTKYCGGHSDVVGGAVVVGHDITVPGLEDAADRVAFHQNSMGAVAGPMDAWLVLRGLKTLALRMERHSDNAERVVDFLLGHPAVSAVHYPGLESHPGHEVAKRQMKRFGGMISFQVKAGEDVAVKVCGETQLWTLGESLGGVESLIEHPARMTHASVAGTELEVPADLIRLSVGIEDVEDLIADLRQALDRLG is encoded by the coding sequence ATGAGCGAGCAGAGCAGCAACCACGGCTTCTCCACGCGTGCGATCCACGCCGGCCAGGAGCCGGACCTCGGGACCGGCGCCGTCATCACCCCGATCTTCCAGGTGTCCACCTACAAGCAGGACGGGATCGGCGGGTTCCGTGGCGGGTACGAGTACAGCCGTTCCGCGAACCCGACCCGCACCGCGCTGGAGGAGTGCTTCGCGGCCCTCGAAGGGGGCGCCCGCGGGTTCGCGTTCTCGTCCGGGCTGGCCGGCCAGGACACCGTCCTGCGCGCCCTGCTCAAGCCCGGCGACCACGTCGTCGTGCCGAGCGACGCCTACGGTGGCACGTACCGGTTGTTCAACAAGGTCCTGACGACGTGGGGTGTCGAGCACACCATCGCCAAGATCGCCGACGTCGAGTCGGTCCGCTCAGCGATCCGCCCCGGGCAGACCAAGATCGTCTGGGTCGAGACGCCGACCAACCCGTTGCTCGGCATCGCCGACGTCACCGCCCTCGCCGAGGTCGCCCACGAGGCCGGCGCGCTCCTGATCGTCGACAACACCTTCGCCTCGCCCTACCTCCAGCAGCCGCTCTCGCTCGGGGCCGACATCGTCACGCACTCGACGACCAAGTACTGCGGCGGCCACTCGGACGTCGTGGGCGGCGCGGTCGTCGTGGGCCATGACATCACCGTGCCCGGCCTCGAGGATGCGGCGGATCGGGTTGCGTTCCACCAGAACTCGATGGGTGCGGTGGCCGGCCCGATGGACGCGTGGCTGGTGCTGCGGGGACTCAAGACCCTGGCGCTGCGGATGGAGCGGCACAGCGACAACGCCGAGCGCGTGGTCGACTTCCTGCTCGGCCACCCGGCCGTCAGCGCGGTGCACTACCCCGGCCTGGAGAGCCACCCCGGCCATGAGGTCGCCAAGCGTCAGATGAAGCGGTTCGGCGGCATGATCTCGTTCCAGGTCAAGGCCGGCGAGGACGTCGCCGTCAAGGTCTGCGGCGAGACCCAGCTGTGGACCCTCGGCGAGTCGCTCGGCGGGGTCGAGTCCCTCATCGAGCACCCGGCCCGGATGACCCACGCCTCGGTGGCGGGCACCGAGCTCGAGGTGCCGGCCGACCTGATCCGGCTGTCCGTCGGCATCGAGGACGTCGAGGACCTCATCGCCGACCTGCGGCAGGCGCTCGACCGGTTGGGCTGA
- a CDS encoding glutamate mutase L has product MTQLLCVDFGSTFTKAVLVDGQGSVVATGSTPTTIGTDVLDGYRTLRSELAGHGPVDEVLACSSAGGGLRLAVVGYERDVTAQAGHRVGLSAGARVSHVTSGPLSGAGVAELRQSRPDLVLLVGGTDGGNAEVLLHNAARLAKARIGAPVVVAGNAHVQDEVATILASTGRSFTVTDNVLPAIGVIVPEPARAAIRRVFLEHVIGGKGLSPGPEFAAMVRAPTPDAVLDGVAVLAEHLDGDVMVVDVGGATTDVYSALRPQGEDAGLAKDVVAPLWHARTVEADLGMRWNAEGIVEAALREHVPLPATIDGYAARLVRDPGHLPADEGEWSMDLALARAAAVVAARRHARPPAPGASARPLADVQLVVGSGGVLRHATTTGRGEVLRSVATDHAGGWKVPRAAELVTDAAYLLFAVGLLRHSHPTAARELARAVVGGPA; this is encoded by the coding sequence GTGACCCAGCTCCTCTGTGTCGACTTCGGGTCGACCTTCACCAAGGCGGTGCTCGTCGACGGACAGGGATCCGTCGTCGCGACGGGGTCCACGCCGACGACGATCGGCACCGACGTCCTGGACGGCTACCGCACCCTGCGCAGTGAGCTCGCGGGCCACGGGCCGGTCGACGAGGTGCTCGCCTGCTCGAGCGCCGGCGGCGGCCTGCGGCTGGCGGTCGTCGGGTACGAGCGGGACGTCACCGCCCAGGCCGGCCACCGGGTCGGGCTGAGCGCCGGCGCCAGGGTCTCCCACGTGACGTCGGGTCCGTTGTCGGGAGCGGGTGTCGCGGAGCTCAGGCAAAGCCGCCCGGACCTCGTCCTCCTGGTGGGCGGGACCGACGGAGGCAACGCGGAAGTGTTGCTGCACAACGCAGCTCGCCTTGCCAAGGCCCGCATCGGCGCACCGGTCGTCGTGGCCGGCAACGCCCACGTCCAGGACGAGGTCGCGACGATCCTCGCCTCGACGGGGCGGTCGTTCACGGTGACCGACAACGTGCTGCCCGCGATCGGCGTCATCGTCCCCGAGCCGGCCCGCGCCGCCATCAGGCGGGTCTTCCTCGAGCACGTCATCGGCGGCAAGGGACTGTCGCCCGGACCGGAGTTCGCCGCCATGGTGCGTGCCCCCACGCCGGACGCCGTGCTCGACGGTGTCGCGGTGCTCGCCGAGCACCTCGACGGCGACGTCATGGTGGTCGACGTCGGTGGCGCCACCACGGACGTCTACTCCGCCTTGCGGCCGCAGGGAGAGGACGCCGGCCTGGCCAAGGACGTGGTCGCCCCGCTGTGGCACGCCCGCACGGTGGAGGCGGACCTCGGCATGCGCTGGAACGCCGAGGGCATCGTCGAAGCCGCCCTCCGTGAGCACGTGCCCCTCCCCGCGACGATCGACGGGTATGCCGCGCGCCTGGTCCGCGACCCCGGTCACCTGCCGGCGGACGAGGGCGAGTGGTCGATGGACCTCGCCCTCGCGCGGGCGGCCGCGGTGGTGGCAGCGCGCCGTCACGCGCGCCCGCCCGCGCCGGGGGCCAGTGCCCGGCCGTTGGCCGACGTGCAGCTCGTCGTCGGCTCCGGAGGGGTGCTGCGGCACGCCACGACGACCGGGCGGGGTGAGGTGCTCCGGTCGGTGGCCACCGACCACGCGGGCGGGTGGAAGGTGCCGCGCGCCGCGGAGCTGGTGACCGACGCGGCATACCTGCTGTTCGCCGTCGGCCTGCTGCGCCACAGCCACCCCACGGCCGCCCGTGAGCTGGCGAGGGCTGTTGTCGGTGGTCCGGCGTAG
- a CDS encoding ATP-binding cassette domain-containing protein: MTSLAIEAEHLVKRFGDQTAVDDVSFAVPEGSVLGLLGPNGAGKTTTVRMMTTLSKPTSGTARVAGHDVLREPDAVRRSMGLTGQAATVDELLTGRENLRLIGSLYGLSSAYVKAAGADLLERFSLTEAGDRTVKTYSGGMRRRLDLAVSLIATPPVLFLDEPTTGLDPRSRVELWDVLRGLVKDGTTLLLTTQYLEEADQLADRIVVIDRGQIIAEGTPLELKDRSGRASLVLTVSRAEDLHTAAEMLRQRVSEVHVDEAARQLTAPAEGLRDMTRIAAVFEDSAIELDDLGLKRPSLDDVFLHLTGHRAEDGPTDTDTDQEQAS, from the coding sequence ATGACCTCCCTGGCGATCGAGGCCGAGCACCTCGTCAAGCGATTCGGCGACCAGACCGCGGTCGACGACGTGAGCTTCGCCGTGCCGGAGGGCTCCGTGCTGGGGCTGCTCGGCCCCAACGGCGCCGGCAAGACGACGACGGTGCGCATGATGACGACCCTGTCCAAACCCACGAGCGGCACGGCGAGGGTCGCGGGGCACGACGTGCTGCGTGAGCCCGACGCTGTGCGCCGGTCGATGGGACTCACCGGTCAGGCGGCCACGGTCGACGAGCTGCTCACCGGTCGCGAGAACCTGCGGCTGATCGGCTCCCTGTACGGACTGTCATCGGCCTACGTCAAGGCAGCGGGCGCCGACCTGCTCGAGCGCTTCTCGCTGACTGAGGCGGGCGACCGGACGGTCAAGACCTACTCCGGAGGCATGCGTCGCCGGCTCGACCTCGCGGTCAGCCTGATCGCCACCCCGCCGGTGCTCTTCCTCGACGAGCCGACGACGGGGCTCGACCCGCGCAGTCGCGTCGAGCTGTGGGACGTGCTGCGGGGTCTGGTGAAGGACGGCACGACGCTGCTGCTCACGACCCAGTACCTCGAGGAGGCCGACCAGCTTGCCGACCGCATCGTCGTGATCGACCGCGGTCAGATCATCGCCGAGGGGACGCCGCTCGAGCTCAAGGACCGCAGTGGCAGGGCGAGTCTGGTGCTCACCGTGTCACGCGCGGAAGACCTCCACACCGCCGCCGAGATGTTGCGCCAACGCGTGTCCGAGGTGCACGTCGACGAGGCCGCACGGCAGCTGACCGCCCCCGCCGAGGGGCTACGCGACATGACCAGGATCGCCGCCGTCTTCGAGGACAGTGCCATCGAGCTCGACGACCTCGGGCTCAAGCGGCCGAGTCTCGACGACGTGTTCCTCCACCTCACCGGCCACCGCGCCGAGGACGGCCCCACCGACACGGACACCGACCAGGAGCAGGCGTCATGA
- a CDS encoding ABC transporter permease, protein MTTDTTTRRSASGIARPEIKPTGLLRQSLAITRRNLIHIKRMPEMLMDVTIQPVMFVLLFAYVFGGSIAVKGSPAGYREWLMGGIMGQTIAFASFVVAVGLTSDIDKGIVDRMRSLPINPSAVLVGRSISSLMHSSIGILVMSVTGLFVGWRIRGGFPQAVLAYALLLLWGFAMIWIGILVGSAMRSVEAVNGLMFTTMFPITFLANTFAPTDKMPHALRVIAEWNPISSLVQAVRQLWGNDLPVPADAQLPMHHPIVTTLIWTIGLTLVIAPLAIRAFTKRTQG, encoded by the coding sequence ATGACCACCGACACCACGACGCGCAGGTCGGCCAGCGGCATCGCCCGGCCCGAGATCAAGCCGACCGGGTTGTTGCGGCAGTCCCTGGCGATCACCCGCCGCAACCTCATCCACATCAAGCGGATGCCCGAGATGCTGATGGACGTCACCATTCAGCCGGTGATGTTCGTCCTGCTGTTCGCGTACGTGTTCGGCGGCTCCATCGCCGTCAAGGGCTCGCCCGCCGGCTACCGGGAGTGGCTGATGGGCGGGATCATGGGGCAGACCATCGCCTTCGCGTCGTTCGTCGTCGCCGTGGGCCTGACCTCTGACATCGACAAGGGCATCGTCGACCGGATGCGGTCGCTCCCCATCAACCCGTCGGCGGTGCTCGTGGGCCGAAGCATCTCCAGCCTGATGCACTCCAGCATCGGCATCCTGGTCATGTCGGTCACCGGGCTGTTCGTCGGCTGGCGGATCCGGGGCGGCTTCCCCCAGGCCGTGCTGGCCTATGCGCTCCTGCTGCTGTGGGGTTTCGCGATGATCTGGATCGGCATCCTCGTCGGATCGGCCATGCGGTCGGTGGAGGCGGTCAACGGACTGATGTTCACCACGATGTTCCCGATCACGTTCCTGGCCAACACGTTCGCCCCCACCGACAAGATGCCGCACGCGCTGCGGGTGATCGCCGAGTGGAACCCCATCTCCTCGCTCGTCCAGGCCGTTCGCCAGCTCTGGGGCAACGACCTCCCCGTGCCCGCGGACGCGCAGCTGCCGATGCACCACCCCATCGTGACGACGCTGATCTGGACGATCGGCTTGACGCTGGTCATCGCACCTCTGGCCATCCGGGCCTTCACCAAGCGCACCCAGGGGTAG